The segment GAGATCGCCACCTGTTCTGCGCCTGCCCGCTGCCGGAAGAATACGCCTCCTGACAGCAGCTCGCGCACCGCAAACGGCTGCGCTCAGGTGCCTTTCTTCGCAATCTCGCGCCGGATGTGACCGATCGCGCGCATCGGGTCCAGGCCCTTGGGGCATACCCAGGTGCAGTTGCCGATGCTGCGGCAACGATACAGGCGGTACGCGTCTTCCAGGTCCGTGAGGCGCTCCTCGGTGGCCTCATCACGCGAATCGACGATGAAGCGGTACGCCTGCAACAAGCCTGCCGGACCCACATAACGATCCGGGTTCCACCACCACGACGGGCACTGCGAGGAACAGCACCCGCACAGGATGCACTCGTAGAGGCCATCGAGCTTCTCGCGGTCCTCTATGGACTGCAGCCTTTCCTGCGGGGGCGGTGGGGCGTTGTTGATCAGCCAGGGCTTGATGCTTTCGTACTGCTTGAAGAACAGGGTCTGGTCGACGATCAGGTCACGGATCACCGGCATGCCCGGCAGCGGGCGCAGCACCAGCACGGACTGGCCACGCATCGCGTCCCCCACCTGGGTGACGCAGGCGAGAGCGTTCTTGCCGTTGATGTTCATGCCGTCAGACCCGCACACTCCCTCGCGACACGAACGGCGAAATGCGATCGTCTCGTCCTGTTCGTACAGGTGGTGCAATACATCGAGCACCATGCGGGCACGGAACTCATCGGGCACGCCGAGCTTCTGCATCCAGGGCTCTGCGTCCTGTTCCGGGTTGTAGCGATAGACACTGACGTCGATCATGATCTGCTCCTTCGAGGAGAGCAGCGGCTGCGCGGCCGCCGGGGCGAGCGCAGGTTAGCGCCGGCAGGCGCCGGTGTCGACCACCACCGCTGCGAGTATCATCGCCCATGATATTCCAGGCACGCGCAACGGCGCGACCCGCAGCCGGCACGCCGGCACACTGCCAGCGGAGGTTCCAGATGACGACTTCAACGCCAGCAGCACACACCACCTCCGCGCAACCGACCCGGACCGAGGCCGACTCGCTGGGCCTGATCGAGGTACCCGCCGACCGGCTGTGGGGCGCGCAGACCCAGCGTTCCCTGCTCAATTTTGCGATCCCGAACGAACGCATGCCGACCGAAATCGTGCATGCACTCGTGCGCATCAAGTGCGCCTGCGCGCACGTGAACCGGGAACTCGGGCTGCTGTCCGCAGGGATCGCACAGGCGATCGTTGCGGCCGGCGAGGAAGTCCTGACAGGAAGGCACGCCGGAGAATTTCCGCTGTCGCTGTGGCAGACCGGCTCCGGCACACAAAGCAACATGAACGTCAACGAAGTGCTGGCGAACCGCGCGTCCGAACTGCTGGGGGGCGAAAGAGGCCGGCAACGACTGGTACATCCCAACGATCACGTGAACCTCGGACAGTCCTCGAACGACGTGTTTCCCTCCGCAATGCACCTCGCCGCAGCAGAGGCGATCACACAGCATCTGCTGCCGCCCCTGCGCGCGCTGCACGCCACCTTCGCGGCCAAATCGGCTGCATTTGCCGATATCGTGAAGATCGGCCGTACCCACCTGCAGGACGCCACACCGCTCACGCTGGGGCAGGAGTTCTCGGGGCATGCGGCGCAGCTCGAATACGCCGGGGCCCACATCGAGGAGACGTTGCCGTCGCTGTTCCCGCTCGCGATCGGCGGCACTGCGGTCGGCACCGGCATCAACACCCACGCGGAATTCGGCACGCGCGTGGCACGCGAACTCGCCGCACGCAGAGGGCTGGCGTTCACCAGCGCCGACAACAAGTTCGCAGCGCTGGCGGCACACGACGGCATCGTCGCGATGCACGGGTGCCTGAAGACGCTCGCCACCGCGCTGATGAAGATCGCCAACGACGTCCGCTGGCTTGCCTCGGGTCCGCGCTCCGGGCTGGGGGAAATCCGCATCCCCGAAAACGAACCCGGCAGTTCGATCATGCCCGGCAAGGTGAATCCCACCCAGTGCGAAGCGCTGACGATGATCTGCTGCCAGGTGCTCGGCAACGACGTCACGGTCGGTGTCGGTGGCGCCTCGGGGAACTTCGAGCTGAACGTATTCAAGCCGCTGCTGGCGCACAACTTCCTGCAGAGCGTGCGCCTGCTGGGTGCCGGCATGGCCTCGTTCGATGTGCACTGCGCCCGGGGCATCGAACCCGATCGCAAGCGCATCGCCGAGCTGCTCGAACGCTCCCTGATGCTGGTGACCGCGCTAGCGCCGCACATCGGTTACGACCGCGCTGCCGAGATCGCGAAGAAGGCGCACCACGAAGACACGACGCTGCGCGCTGCCGCACTCGCGTTGAACTACGTCAGCGCCGAGGACTTCGAGCGCTGGGTACAGCCTGCCGGGATGACCCATCCGACCCGCGAGATGTGAACCGCCGTGAATCCCGCTGCCCCGATCGAC is part of the Pseudomonadales bacterium genome and harbors:
- a CDS encoding succinate dehydrogenase iron-sulfur subunit, whose translation is MMIDVSVYRYNPEQDAEPWMQKLGVPDEFRARMVLDVLHHLYEQDETIAFRRSCREGVCGSDGMNINGKNALACVTQVGDAMRGQSVLVLRPLPGMPVIRDLIVDQTLFFKQYESIKPWLINNAPPPPQERLQSIEDREKLDGLYECILCGCCSSQCPSWWWNPDRYVGPAGLLQAYRFIVDSRDEATEERLTDLEDAYRLYRCRSIGNCTWVCPKGLDPMRAIGHIRREIAKKGT
- the fumC gene encoding class II fumarate hydratase translates to MTTSTPAAHTTSAQPTRTEADSLGLIEVPADRLWGAQTQRSLLNFAIPNERMPTEIVHALVRIKCACAHVNRELGLLSAGIAQAIVAAGEEVLTGRHAGEFPLSLWQTGSGTQSNMNVNEVLANRASELLGGERGRQRLVHPNDHVNLGQSSNDVFPSAMHLAAAEAITQHLLPPLRALHATFAAKSAAFADIVKIGRTHLQDATPLTLGQEFSGHAAQLEYAGAHIEETLPSLFPLAIGGTAVGTGINTHAEFGTRVARELAARRGLAFTSADNKFAALAAHDGIVAMHGCLKTLATALMKIANDVRWLASGPRSGLGEIRIPENEPGSSIMPGKVNPTQCEALTMICCQVLGNDVTVGVGGASGNFELNVFKPLLAHNFLQSVRLLGAGMASFDVHCARGIEPDRKRIAELLERSLMLVTALAPHIGYDRAAEIAKKAHHEDTTLRAAALALNYVSAEDFERWVQPAGMTHPTREM